A stretch of Ipomoea triloba cultivar NCNSP0323 chromosome 13, ASM357664v1 DNA encodes these proteins:
- the LOC116002226 gene encoding aspartyl protease family protein At5g10770-like: MLKLLLQSFSANVFLLVIIMISCSLEKGNASRGRVGGLEAYQYQTLPLSSMLPPFVCNHTTFKGPSRKASMKVVHRFGPCSARTQDPPTMTELLRQDESRVNSIKARVKSLNMAKNKGGILSESKSANLPAAGGGVGNYIVTVGLGTPKKDLDLLFDTGSHITWTQCKPCAGKCYKQLAPLFDPATSTTYSNVTCTSDSCSALLSATSLPPGCLDSTTCVYTTIYGDGTASMGEFGKDKLTLTSTDAVDAFLFGCGQENLLIGSDSAGLMGLGRHPLSIVSQTSQQYGKYFSYCLPTQTGSHGHLTFGKTTNNNNVVNYTPLLSSQGTTDFYFIDVLAISVNSRRLPISATVFKTSGTIIDSGTFITRLPTPAYSALRDAFKQEMTMYRPAAPSGGFDACYDFSKDANPTIPKISFTFGGNVVVDLDPRGVMVSLDKTGSQVCLAFFGDDDGMGIFGNLQQQTLEVVYDVAGGKLGFASGGCS, translated from the exons ATGTTGAAGCTTCTTCTTCAATCATTTTCTGCAAATGTTTTCCTTTTGGTTATTATCATGATTTCATGCAGTTTGGAGAAGGGGAATGCTTCTAGAGGAAGAGTTGGTGGCTTAGAAGCTTATCAATACCAAACTCTTCCACTCAGCTCCATGCTTCCACCCTTTGTCTGCAACCATACCACTTTCAAAG GTCCAAGTAGAAAGGCATCCATGAAGGTTGTTCACAGGTTTGGTCCTTGCTCAGCCCGGACCCAAGACCCGCCAACCATGACTGAGCTTCTGCGGCAGGACGAGTCCCGAGTCAACTCAATAAAAGCCCGGGTTAAATCTCTCAACATGGCCAAGAACAAAGGAGGGATACTGAGCGAGTCAAAAAGTGCAAATCTCCCGGCGGCGGGCGGCGGCGTGGGAAACTACATCGTGACGGTGGGACTCGGGACTCCAAAAAAGGACCTGGATCTGCTCTTCGACACCGGCAGCCACATCACCTGGACTCAGTGCAAGCCGTGCGCCGGGAAATGCTACAAGCAGCTCGCCCCGCTATTCGACCCGGCAACCTCGACAACCTATTCCAACGTAACATGTACCTCGGATTCATGTTCCGCCCTCCTGTCCGCCACTTCCCTGCCCCCGGGCTGCCTGGACTCCACCACCTGCGTCTACACCACGATCTACGGCGACGGAACAGCCTCCATGGGCGAGTTCGGGAAGGACAAGCTAACCTTAACCTCCACGGATGCCGTGGACGCCTTCTTGTTCGGGTGCGGCCAAGAAAACCTTCTCATCGGCAGCGACAGTGCGGGATTGATGGGTTTAGGCAGACACCCACTCTCTATTGTCTcccaaacatctcaacaatatGGGAAATATTTCTCCTATTGCCTCCCCACCCAAACAGGATCCCACGGACATTTAACGTTCGGGAaaactactaataataataatgtcgtCAACTACACACCTCTATTGAGTTCACAGGGCACAACTGATTTTTACTTCATTGATGTCTTGGCCATAAGTGTTAATTCCCGCCGGTTGCCAATCAGTGCAACGGTGTTCAAGACCTCCGGGACCATCATAGACTCCGGGACGTTCATAACCCGCCTACCCACGCCGGCCTATTCTGCTCTCCGGGATGCCTTCAAGCAGGAGATGACAATGTACCGGCCGGCAGCGCCGAGCGGCGGCTTCGACGCTTGCTATGACTTCAGCAAGGATGCTAACCCGACCATACCCAAGATAAGCTTCACGTTTGGTGGTAATGTGGTGGTTGATTTGGATCCTAGAGGGGTGATGGTGTCGCTGGACAAAACCGGCTCACAAGTGTGTCTGGCTTTTTTTGGAGACGACGATGGTATGGGAATTTTCGGGAACTTACAACAGCAGACATTGGAGGTGGTGTACGATGTTGCCGGAGGGAAACTGGGGTTTGCCTCCGGTGGTTGTTCTTGA
- the LOC116002229 gene encoding aspartyl protease family protein At5g10770-like: MKVVHRFGPCSGRGGDSPSMREILLRDESRVQSIQARLRSLSLANNNNNGDMGARESETVDLPAVNESPSGVGNYIVTVGLGTPPKSVQLVFDTGSHLTWTQCEPCAIQCYKQRLPRFKPASSTTYFNLSCNSQACSELKHATSYPGKCDNSTYTCLYSSSYGDNSYSLGELAKDKLTLTSTDVVDGFIFGCGQNNYFTYGDDIGGLMGLGTASLSIVSQTSQQFGNYFSYCLPTRTGSDGHLTFGKNNENTNNLNYTPLLPSYGNIVAFYFIEVLAISVNGQQLSISPTLFQNPDTIIDSGTVITRLPTPAYNAPRDAFKQQMRMYPLIQNPSSKKLFDRLHQLS, encoded by the coding sequence ATGAAGGTTGTTCACAGGTTCGGTCCGTGCTCAGGTCGGGGCGGAGACTCGCCAAGCATGAGGGAGATTCTGCTGCGCGACGAGTCTCGAGTCCAATCAATACAAGCCCGACTCAGATCTTTGAGCTTGgccaacaacaataataatggcgACATGGGGGCCCGAGAGTCAGAAACTGTAGATCTCCCGGCGGTGAACGAAAGCCCAAGCGGCGTGGGAAACTACATCGTGACCGTGGGACTTGGGACGCCGCCTAAAAGTGTGCAGCTAGTGTTTGACACCGGCAGCCACCTGACGTGGACTCAATGCGAGCCGTGCGCGATACAGTGCTACAAACAGCGCCTCCCAAGATTCAAACCCGCATCTTCAACAACCTATTTCAACCTATCATGTAATTCTCAAGCTTGCTCCGAGCTGAAGCACGCTACGTCGTATCCCGGGAAATGCGATAATTCCACCTACACGTGCCTCTACAGTTCCTCTTACGGCGACAATTCATACTCCCTAGGCGAGCTGGCGAAAGACAAGCTAACCTTAACCTCCACGGATGTCGTTGACGGCTTCATATTTGGGTGCGGCCAAAACAACTACTTCACCTATGGCGACGACATTGGTGGACTGATGGGTTTAGGAACTGCTTCTCTCTCTATCGTCTcccaaacatctcaacaattCGGAAACTACTTCTCCTATTGCCTCCCCACCCGAACAGGATCAGACGGACATTTAACGTTCGGGAAGAACaatgaaaacacaaataatctCAACTACACACCTCTCTTGCCTTCATACGGCAACATTGTTGCATTCTACTTCATCGAGGTCTTGGCAATAAGTGTTAACGGACAGCAGCTGTCGATCTCTCCGACACTGTTCCAGAACCCCGACACCATCATAGACTCCGGCACCGTCATAACCCGCCTCCCCACGCCCGCCTACAACGCTCCGCGCGATGCTTTCAAGCAGCAGATGAGAATGTATCCTTTAATACAAAACCCCTCATCAAAAAAGTTATTCGACCGACTTCACCAACTATCCTAA
- the LOC116002225 gene encoding aspartyl protease family protein At5g10770-like has translation MGCAGKLSLLQSSANNVSILVMVMMMMMISCSSEKGIASEAHHYQTLPLSSMLPPFVCNSTTSKGPSRKASMRVVHRFGPCSARTQDSPTMTELLRYDESRVNSINARVKSLISLANNTKGDPEKTEMSESKAVNLPAGHESPGGVGNYVVTVGLGTPKKDLDLAFDTGSHITWTQCKPCAAKCYQQRAPIFDPAASTTYSNVTCSSAACSGLTSATNYPPRCTPPNTCVYIATYGDRTFSVGELAKDTLTLSSTEAVDGFIFGCGQNNQLFYGENAGLMGLGRDPLSIVSQTSQQYGNYFSYCLPTKTNTDGHLTLGNSVGTKNVKFTPLLSSQGTGETGLYFIDVLAISVAGRDLKINPAVFKSGKTIIDSGTVTTRLPPTAYTALRDAFREEMTMFPKVETNTSFDTCYDFSKYRNPTIPKISFTFGGNAVVDLDPAGVMTPLDESGSLVCLAFFGNKDDGELGIFGNLQQQTLEVVYDVAGGKLGFASGGCS, from the exons ATGGGTTGTGCTGGGAAACTAAGTCTTCTGCAATCATCTGCAAATAATGTTTCCATTCTGGttatggtgatgatgatgatgatgatttcatGCAGTTCGGAGAAGGGGATTGCTTCTGAAGCTCATCACTACCAAACTCTCCCACTCAGTTCCATGCTTCCACCTTTTGTCTGCAATTCCACCACTTCCAAAG gTCCAAGTAGAAAGGCATCCATGAGGGTTGTTCACAGGTTTGGCCCCTGCTCAGCCCGGACCCAAGACTCGCCAACCATGACTGAGCTTCTGCGGTACGACGAGTCTCGAGTCAACTCAATAAACGCCCGAGTTAAATCTCTCATCAGCTTGGCCAATAACACTAAAGGCGACCCGGAGAAAACAGAGATGAGTGAGTCAAAAGCCGTGAATCTCCCGGCGGGCCACGAAAGCCCAGGCGGCGTGGGAAACTACGTGGTCACCGTGGGACTAGGGACGCCCAAGAAGGACCTCGACCTAGCCTTCGACACCGGCAGCCACATCACGTGGACCCAATGCAAGCCGTGCGCGGCAAAATGCTATCAGCAGCGCGCCCCGATATTCGACCCGGCAGCCTCGACGACCTATTCCAACGTCACGTGCAGCTCGGCCGCCTGTTCCGGGCTGACGTCAGCCACTAACTACCCGCCGCGCTGCACGCCGCCCAACACGTGCGTGTACATCGCGACCTACGGCGACCGAACATTCTCGGTCGGCGAGCTCGCGAAGGACACGCTAACCTTATCGTCCACGGAAGCCGTGGACGGGTTCATATTCGGGTGCGGCCAAAACAACCAACTTTTCTACGGCGAGAACGCGGGATTGATGGGTTTAGGGAGAGATCCCCTGTCTATAGTCTCCCAAACGTCTCAACAATATGGGAACTATTTCTCCTATTGCCTCCCGACAAAAACAAACACCGACGGTCATTTAACGTTAGGGAATAGTGTTGGGACTAAAAATGTCAAATTCACGCCATTATTGAGTTCACAGGGGACTGGGGAGACTGGTCTTTACTTTATTGATGTTTTGGCTATAAGTGTTGCGGGGCGGGACCTGAAAATTAATCCGGCGGTGTTCAAGAGCGGCAAGACTATTATAGACTCCGGGACGGTCACCACTCGCCTCCCGCCGACGGCCTATACTGCTCTGCGGGACGCGTTCAGGGAGGAGATGACGATGTTTCCGAAAGTAGAGACCAATACGAGCTTCGACACTTGCTATGATTTCAGCAAATATCGTAACCCGACCATACCGAAGATAAGTTTCACGTTTGGTGGGAATGCGGTGGTGGATTTGGACCCCGCGGGGGTGATGACGCCGCTAGATGAAAGCGGGTCGTTGGTTTGTCTGGCTTTTTTTGGGAATAAGGATGATGGGGAGCTGGGAATCTTCGGGAACTTGCAGCAGCAGACATTGGAGGTGGTGTACGATGTTGCCGGAGGGAAACTGGGGTTTGCCTCCGGTGGCTGTTCTTGA